Within the Salvia hispanica cultivar TCC Black 2014 chromosome 4, UniMelb_Shisp_WGS_1.0, whole genome shotgun sequence genome, the region CTTCATGTAGTATTATCAAAACACTAGTTTGacctttatatatattgatattactTTGATCAATTAAAACTGACGTGTGACATTAAGGTTGGTCTTCAAGATTCTTTcaattcaaaagaaaacaacatgAGACAgaattaatatactactataaattgtgtaaatcaaatcaaattaaattaaatgttggtaatgaattattaatataattaactaattagaATTTCCTTTCACAAAATTAGATGTGAATATCAGAATATGTGATAGATAATCCTTTCGATATCGATATAAAGAACTACTATTAGATTAATTTGTTTGGTAGAAAATGCGGGCATAGCACGAGAAAAGAACTAAATGTCTATTATATACAAGCCAAATACTAAACTCTGCGGGTGGATTCACTAGCATATGAACACTGTTTTGGACCCCATATAAACATAATATGATAAGTAATTAGTAGCAAAGTTTTCTTCCCTTTGCACATGCGGCAACATGACCGAGTGTGACTAGCTTGAGATAATTATGTTGTGGGTGAGCTGCGTGTTTTACGGTGTTGGGCAGAGAAGCACACTTGTATCTATGTTGAACCGACAGTTTATTTTGGTACAAGTGTAATAGAGCCCATTTGTATGAATAAAtgcaagaataaaaataacacacaAGAATTATAAAACTTTTGTATACAATAATAACCAGGAGTACATTAGAATAAGGTGcataaaaacaaacatttaGCCCATAACACAAATACAACAATCTAAATGGCACacacaattaaaaaagagaaGTTTGATTCAATTTGAATCAGATGGCATGGGCATCCTCAATGTGTTTCACACCACATGGTTTACATGCGACAAAGAAGCATGACTCACATTGAAACCCAACCCCATCATACAATCTTTGCTCATAATAATACTCATAATAATATGAgaaccaataaaaaaattcagagACACCATAGCTATCATTATGGCATAGATCACATCTCTTCTTCTTAGTTGTGATTTGAAATCTAAGACGGTGGTGAGGGTCATGAATACTGGAGATCACATAATGCTCTGTTCCAAAGTTGATGTTTCTGTAATCACCCGACGTAGCAGGAAAGCATTTGGGATGAAAGGATTGATCACAGTCTCGGCAATGATACATCCAGATCCTAGGATTCATGTGTTTTTCGCAACTGCTGCAGTAGAACTCACCGGGACGGTTAACATAGGCATCATATGTCAACGACAACAAGTGCTTCTCCGCTCTATGCTTATTTCTTGCTGGTAACATCACACACTTGCCACACACACTGAACCTACAGCTACTGCATTTGTATTTTCCCGCATGCCATCCTGTAGTTATTAGATCAAAACAGCCAGCGCAAAAATCAGGCCAGATATTATCTTCTGTGACTAGCTCTAGCATGAGATGATTATGCCGTGGGTGAGCTGTATGTTTTATGGTGTTGGGCATAGAAGCACACTTGATATCTATGTTGAAGGAGCAGTTAGCGCTAGTACAAGCGTAATAGAGCCCATTTGTAAAAGCATAACAAACTCTACATAATATCCAATCTGTGAGCTTGCCAACATTTCGAAGCATTAGTTTGTGGTTGTTAGGATGACGTGGATGATTGGGGATCTCACGTGGTAAGTTGAAGCAGGACAAGTGGAGAAAGTATTTGCATTCATCACAACTCATGTAACCACTCTCATACCCATCACCTGTATGCTTCTTTTCACGTATAGGCAGTGTGCACCCATCACATGTTAATTCTAATATTGGAATACTGTCAcaatcatcttcatcatcttcttcttcatcgtcATCTTTTTTGTAAAGATGACgaggtgatgatgatgacgaaAATGTAATAAAAGTTAGTAGATGAGGGTGATTGGAGAAGTTATACTTGCCACCGATGTTGTGATTGTCATGATCATGAGGGACAAGAATTTGTCCACTTTCTCGCTTAACGAAAGGTACGATCATCTCCTCATACATGTCATCTACTGCCATTGGAAATTTGGTACCCTCTTTCTCATCATCAATTGCATTTGCATTTTCATCATCAAACCTgaaagaaaatcaatgaaaaGTGTTAATAAAACCCAAAATGTAAACGTGCATATATTGACATGAGTAAATAGTGAGAAGTGTTACGTGGAGTTGGCGCAGTTGGTATGGACGACATAACTGCAGAGGTTGCAATGATAGACCCAACGTCTCAATGGCAAGGTTTTGTTGCATATAGCACACTCAAATTGATATTCGATGTACACAGATGGAACACCAAAGGCGAGGGACAGATAGTGGGTGGGGTGATGATGAGGGAAGTCCGCTGACAGTGGAAGGAGTGCGCAGCTCTCGTGTATCCAGTAGTCGCATATGTTGCAGGTGTAGGAGTCCCCTTTCTCAATGGCACCACAGGCATCGCAGGGGAATGGGCACCACCttgttttctttgaaa harbors:
- the LOC125223644 gene encoding uncharacterized protein LOC125223644, whose amino-acid sequence is MEGESFTHMIHEHPLSLIPDSARKRGYDSWCCGCGRYILPGDATYGCGRRCGYRRLLHKECMEMPREIMHPIHPSHSLALYESHNGYKECAICKRVVIWWLSYICSQGGCDGFVIHLGCAVGLNEKDSAQPVMNHPSHPQHELRFSKKTRWCPFPCDACGAIEKGDSYTCNICDYWIHESCALLPLSADFPHHHPTHYLSLAFGVPSVYIEYQFECAICNKTLPLRRWVYHCNLCSYVVHTNCANSTFDDENANAIDDEKEGTKFPMAVDDMYEEMIVPFVKRESGQILVPHDHDNHNIGGKYNFSNHPHLLTFITFSSSSSPRHLYKKDDDEEEDDEDDCDSIPILELTCDGCTLPIREKKHTGDGYESGYMSCDECKYFLHLSCFNLPREIPNHPRHPNNHKLMLRNVGKLTDWILCRVCYAFTNGLYYACTSANCSFNIDIKCASMPNTIKHTAHPRHNHLMLELVTEDNIWPDFCAGCFDLITTGWHAGKYKCSSCRFSVCGKCVMLPARNKHRAEKHLLSLTYDAYVNRPGEFYCSSCEKHMNPRIWMYHCRDCDQSFHPKCFPATSGDYRNINFGTEHYVISSIHDPHHRLRFQITTKKKRCDLCHNDSYGVSEFFYWFSYYYEYYYEQRLYDGVGFQCESCFFVACKPCGVKHIEDAHAI